TGGCCCCCCACGCGATGCGGGAGGCGAGCCAGATCCGGCGCTGGACACCGGCCTCGGCGTCGATCTCGCGGATCGGGGGCGGGATGTCCATGGTCTGGGCAACGTGGCCGGGAACACCCCGTTGCAGCGGGACCCTACCAGCCGAGCCGGTGGGCTTACCGGCCGAGCCGGTGGGCTTACCGGCCGAGCCGGTGGGCTTACCGGCCCAGCCGGTGGGCCGCCCGCTGGGTCGGGCGCTCCACCAGCCGGTGCAGCAGCCAAGCGGCCGCGAAGGCCAGGGCCGTGGCGGCCAGGACCGCCGCGCCGGGCCCCCAGCCCGCCTCCAGCAGCAGACGCATGACCGCGAAGCCCGCCACCCCGTGCACGACGTAGAGCGGGTAGCTTATCCGGGCGAGGGCATCGAGCGGCCCGGGCAACTGCCGGATCCGATGGCGCGCGGCGAAAAGGGCGGCGAAGAGGCCCAGCGCCGCCGCGTAGGAGAGCAGGCCGGGCCGCAGCGCCCCCCGCATGCCGCCCACCGCCCATTGCGCGGCGAAGAGGGCCAGCAGGGCCGCTCCAGCCGCCAGGAGGGTCCGCTGCGGCTCCGTGCCCCGGTGCCAGGCGTGGAACACGGTGCCGACGAGCATGAAGGTGATCATCTGCGCGCTGATCCCCAGCTCCGTCACCGCCGTCAGCCAGGCATCCGGCAGGGGCAGCGCGGCCAGCGCGCCGACCCCGCCGAACATCGCCAGCGCGGCCGTTACCAGCGGCGCGACCCGCCCCGCCCGCAGCGCGGGGGCGAGGAGGAGGCAGAGGAGGTAGAACCGGACCTCGATCTCCAGCGTCCAGACGATGCCGTCGATGGAGGGCAGGCTCAGCAGGTCCCGCACGAAGAGGAGCTGGGCGGCCCATTGCGCCACCCCGAAGGGCACGGGCTGCCCGAAGTGCCGGGCGCAGGCCAGGACCGCGAGCATGGTGACGGAGAGGCCCGCCGCGTAGGTCGGCAGGATCCGCAGCACCCGCCCCAGGGCGAAGCTCCCCCGGCCCCGGTCGAGCAGGGAGAAGGGGATGACGAAGCCGCTGATGAGGAAGAACAGCGCCACCCCGAAATGCCCGGCGAACCCTTCCGGCAACAGGCGGTGGAGTTCCAGCACGGAGGGGGCCGGACCCGTCCAGTTCGGCAGGCCGAGGAAGTTCGCGGCCGCGCCCCGGCGGTCCCAGAAGAACTGGGTGTAGTGGCTCAGCAGGACCAGGAGGGCGGCGGGGCCGCGCAGCCCGTGGGCGAAGGCGATCCGGGGCGGATCGGCGGCCAGAACGCTGTTTCCGTGCTCTTTTTGCGCCGCATTCACCACAGGATCATTCCCGCTTCTGTCAAGCCGTTGAACCGGACCCCGCCGAGGGTCCATTCTCCCGGTCATGGAACAGAACGAGACCGAGAGCGTTCCCCTCCGCGCCCATCCGCTGGCTCTCCCGACGCCGACGCCGGTGCGCTGGAACCGCTCCGCCCGGGCGCGCCGGGTCTCGCTGCGGATCGACCCGCGGGCGGGGGAGGTGGTGGTGACCCTGCCGCCGCGCTCCGGCCGGAAGGCGGGCATGGCGCTGCTGACCACCCACGCGACCTGGGTGAAGGAGCGCCTGAGCAGCCTCTCCCCCGCCATCCCCTTCCGGGAGGGGGAGCGCGTGCCGCTGGGCGGCATCCCCCACGCCATCCGGCACGACCCGACCGCGCGCGGCCCGGCCATCCTGTGGAACGGGGAGATCGTGGTGGCGGGGGATGCCGCCTTCCTCACCCGCCGGGTGGGCGACTTCATGAAGGCGGAGGCGAAGCGCCGCATCGCCGTGCTGGCGGCGGGCCACGCCGTGGCGCTGGGTGTGAAGATCCGCCGCATCACGCTGAAGGACACGCGCTCCCGCTGGGGAAGCTGCGCGCCGGACGGCACGCTCGCCTTCTCCTGGCGGCTGGTGATGGCCCCGGACTGGGTGCTGGACTACGTGGTGGCGCATGAGGTGGCCCATTTGCGGGAGCTGAACCATTCCGACCGCTTCTGGGCCCATGTGTCACGCCTGACCCCGCACCGGGAAGCGGCGCAGGACTGGCTGCGGCGCCACGGGCCGACCCTGCTGCGCGTAGGGTAGGATCCGGAACAGGATCCGGAACAGGATTCAGGGCGGGTTAACGGCGCGCGGGCAGATTGGAGCGGGTTTCGCGAGGACCGCCCCGTGTCCGTCACCCTCAGCGGTAAAGCGGCCGCCTTCTACACGAGCCTGCCGGCCGGCTACGCCGCCGCCACGCCGCCCCCGGCCTCCGCGGGCGGCCCGGCGGCGGCTGCGGACATCGTGGACATCCGCGTGCCCCTCCCCTCCGGCGGCTTCACCGCGAAGGCGGGGGACAGCCTCTCCGTGCGGGAGCTGTTCGGATCGCCTGGCGCCGACCTGATGCGCGTGGCCCTGCGCGGCGAGGGCGGCGGCAGGCTGACGCTGCGCGGCGAGG
This genomic window from Pararoseomonas sp. SCSIO 73927 contains:
- a CDS encoding acyltransferase family protein; translated protein: MNAAQKEHGNSVLAADPPRIAFAHGLRGPAALLVLLSHYTQFFWDRRGAAANFLGLPNWTGPAPSVLELHRLLPEGFAGHFGVALFFLISGFVIPFSLLDRGRGSFALGRVLRILPTYAAGLSVTMLAVLACARHFGQPVPFGVAQWAAQLLFVRDLLSLPSIDGIVWTLEIEVRFYLLCLLLAPALRAGRVAPLVTAALAMFGGVGALAALPLPDAWLTAVTELGISAQMITFMLVGTVFHAWHRGTEPQRTLLAAGAALLALFAAQWAVGGMRGALRPGLLSYAAALGLFAALFAARHRIRQLPGPLDALARISYPLYVVHGVAGFAVMRLLLEAGWGPGAAVLAATALAFAAAWLLHRLVERPTQRAAHRLGR
- a CDS encoding SprT family zinc-dependent metalloprotease, yielding MEQNETESVPLRAHPLALPTPTPVRWNRSARARRVSLRIDPRAGEVVVTLPPRSGRKAGMALLTTHATWVKERLSSLSPAIPFREGERVPLGGIPHAIRHDPTARGPAILWNGEIVVAGDAAFLTRRVGDFMKAEAKRRIAVLAAGHAVALGVKIRRITLKDTRSRWGSCAPDGTLAFSWRLVMAPDWVLDYVVAHEVAHLRELNHSDRFWAHVSRLTPHREAAQDWLRRHGPTLLRVG